Part of the Bacteroidota bacterium genome is shown below.
AGACGCAAGACCGACAGCCTTTCGCTTCAGCCGCGTATCTATAAAACAGACCGCCTGCGGCTTATCTTTGAGAAAGGTTTTTTGTTCTATGCGGAGTTTAACCTGAGGCTGTTCTTCTACCTTCTGTTTAAGAAGACAGACCTGCTCTATGCCAACGACCTCGACACTCTGCTGCCGAATTATCTGGTGAGCGTGATTCGGCGTAAGCCACTTATGTACGACAGTCATGAGTATTTTACCGGTGTCCCGGAACTGGAAGGCAGACCTTTTGTGCGCAAGACATGGAAAACCATAGAGAAGTTTATCTTCCCTAAGCTGAAAGAAATCATCACCGTGAACGATTCTATTGCGGCCTTGTATAAGCAGGAGTATGGCAAAGACCTTATCGTGGTGCGCAATATGCCCGCTTACCGCGAACTGGTAATTACGAAGACAAAGGAAGAACTCGGACTTCCGACCGATAAAAAGATTGTACTGCTGCAGGGTGCCGGAATCAATGTGCATCGGGGCAGCGAAGAAGCGGTAGAGGCGATTAAGTTTGTTGAAAATGCGGTGCTTGTTATCATGGGCAGCGGCGATGTTATTGATATTCTGAAAAAGAGAGCTGCCGAACCCGACCTTGAAGGAAAAGTTATCTTCATACCGAAACAGCCTATCGACAGGCTTTTTGAATATACCGTGCATGCCGACATCGGTCTTACGCTTGATAAAGACACCAACATCAACTATCGCTACAGCTTACCCAATAAGGTGTTCGACTATATCCAGGCGGGAGTGCCCGTACTTGCAAGTCCGCTGGTAGAAATAAAAAAAATCATTGATAAGTATCAAACAGGCTGTACCATTGACAATCATGAGCCGCAGCACATCGCTCAGAAAATAACTTACATGTTATCCGACCCCGAACGGATTGCCGAATGGAAAAAAAATCTTAAAATTGCATCACAGGAACTTTGCCTTGAGCATGAAATAGAAAACCTCAGGGAGCTGCTGTTACGTCATGCGAAATAAACACATACACATGGTATCGTTTGATATCCCCGTTCCGGCGAACTACGGGGGAGCCATTGATGTGTTCTACAAATTAAAAAGTTTCCATGATGCTGGTGTGAAGGTGCATCTGCATTGTTTTGAATACGACCGCAAACCTTCGCCATTGCTCAATGAGCTGTGTGCCGAAGTTTTTTACTACAAACGCGATATCAGCCGTACCAAGCTCTTCAGTCTGAAGCCTTATATCGTCATCACGCGCAATTCGCCGGAGCTCTTGAAGAATCTGCTGAAGGATAATTATCCGATACTTTTTGAAGGATTGCATTCATGTTTTTTTCTTTCGGATAAACGGTTGAAAGACCGCCGGATGATTGTGCGCACACACAACATAGAACACGATTATTACACAAGCCTGGGCAGAACAGAGAAAGATCTTTTCAAGAAATATTATTTTCAGAATGAGGCAGGAAAGCTGCGCCGTTTTGAACATACCCTGACACATGCAAGCGGTATCGCGGCCATTTCAAAAAATGATGCTGAGTATT
Proteins encoded:
- a CDS encoding glycosyltransferase, translating into MRTAVVSVTSDLVTDRRVDNTCKELVACGFDVLLAGRRKTDSLSLQPRIYKTDRLRLIFEKGFLFYAEFNLRLFFYLLFKKTDLLYANDLDTLLPNYLVSVIRRKPLMYDSHEYFTGVPELEGRPFVRKTWKTIEKFIFPKLKEIITVNDSIAALYKQEYGKDLIVVRNMPAYRELVITKTKEELGLPTDKKIVLLQGAGINVHRGSEEAVEAIKFVENAVLVIMGSGDVIDILKKRAAEPDLEGKVIFIPKQPIDRLFEYTVHADIGLTLDKDTNINYRYSLPNKVFDYIQAGVPVLASPLVEIKKIIDKYQTGCTIDNHEPQHIAQKITYMLSDPERIAEWKKNLKIASQELCLEHEIENLRELLLRHAK